A window of Heterodontus francisci isolate sHetFra1 chromosome 2, sHetFra1.hap1, whole genome shotgun sequence genomic DNA:
atgtACATCTCTGTTCCTTCACGGTCTGActaaagatcctggaactccctccccaatagcactgttagGTATACCTACACAAGGATTGCAACTCATCATTACcaacttctccagggcaattagagatgggcaataaatgctggccttgccagtgacacaattGAGTGAATGAATTTTCAAAAAAAGTACAGAATGGTGCAGTCAGAGACATTGGCCTTTCACCCCTTGAGGCCTCAGTTCCAATCTAGTTTAGATTGGATCAAAGGAATGAAAATCTCCCATCTGCTGGCTTTTCTGGTCATGGAAAGCCATTTTGATCACTCTGGATAGTCTTGATCCAGCTGTAAGCGGAACTCATTTGTTaacctcatttcctacattacaacagtgacgacaatgAGTGATGCAAATGCAAGTGTTTCATTTATTCATTCAGAAGGCCAGAATGACTGGTGGGGGAAGTGGAAAAACATCACCTCATGCAGAACAGAGCACTTTATTTTGCACCATGCTATATCTGACAGTGCTTGTTCCTGACATCAGCTGCTTGAAATGAAAGTATCCATTCCCAACAAATGTCTGCCTATAGAATATGAAATTGACCCAACTAAAGTTATGAAAAGAATGCAACGTGACAGTGGACAAGGAATATATTGTAATACATGGTAAAATATTATTTGAAATAGATGAGACACAAAACCATTTAGTAGCTACAAGTTAGTGAATTCCAACCACGACCATGCTTACACTAACTTCAGGTAGGAAGTGGCAAGGATTAGAAATCCAGTTACAAATTCTGCGTCACAACATGAATTGAGGGATCCTCTTGGTCATGAGATTGAAAAACAGCAACTAGATCACCACCTTCTCCACACAGGAAGTCTTCTcacctcaatcagatcagccatgtacTGTACATACTCTGCTAACTCTGCTAGCTCTTGGTTCTCCTTCTGTAACTTCAAAATGTCTTCATCTTTATGTTCAATTTCTTTGTGTAGCTGGAGGGGAAATGTTTAAAAGATCACATTTCAAACATTTCCAAATGTTGTTCATTTGAAATGACTGACCACACGAAGAATAATCTCAAAAGTACATACTCTTTCATTTTCTTGTAGAACCTTGAACAAGGCTTTTCTTCGCTCTTCTGCCAATTCCTTCCAGTACATGGAACTTGGGTTAGCTATAAAGATTGCCAGAATTCAGGTTAAACTAGAATTTAATTCATTAGGCAACTTTAAAGTTTCTCAATGGGTTTTAATTTTCAAAAACGGTTAAAACCAGAACAGTACGTACTTTTAACTAGAAGTTGGTAAGCTTCTTTTGTCATGTCTTGACTTTCCAAATTCTCATTATTGCATTTTGTGCTGTCTTGAGCAATCTGTGTGCGCGATTTCTTGCAGCTCTTTGGTTGATCATCATTCCAGTGTTTTCTTTTGGGAGACTGCTTTGGTGACTGCAAGAGGAATGCAAATCTTCATGTATCTGGCATTTTTGCCATAcagtacagtaacaaagacaatcaaaaCATACATGAGTCATTCTCAAATGCACTGAAACTACAATAAAGCACACACAATTTGCACCACTGAAGAAAAAGACTGTGGGGTGGGGGTCAAAAAGATCATAATGTTGAAACGTTTTCACCCTTTGCCATGTGCAAATTTTCTCTTCAGCATGTAAATGACAAATATATCAACTGTATTTCTAAAGCAGCGTAAAATGCTCTGGTAAAAAGCAAAACACGAATACACAAacaaggagcaggtgtaggccacttggcccttcgagtctgccacaccattcaagatcatggctatctaattgtaacctcaactccacattcctgcctaaccAGATAACTTTTCAACCCCTtgctcaagaatctatccaccactgccataaaaatattcaaagactctactaccattgccttttgaggaagagttccagagACTCAACCCTAAGGGAGATATAAAAAAAAAAtcgctcatctgtcttaaatgcacAACCCCTATTTtttcttttatataaaaaaaagtgATCCCTAATCCTAGaatctcctacaagaggaaacatcctttccacatccaccctatcaagactcctcaggatcttacgtttcaatcaagtcaccttttactcttagctccagtggatacaagcctggccAACCTTTGCtcacaagacaacctgcccattccagttattagtctagtaaaccttctctgaactgcttccaacgcatttatatctttcattaaataaggagaccaatactgtacacagtactccagatgtggtctcaccattgccctgtataactgaagcacaacctccctacttttgtagtcaattccctcacaataaatgacattctattggctttcccaattacttgctgaacctacatactaactttttgcagattcatgcaccaggacacccagatctctgcaatctttcaccatttagatatgctttttaaaaaaaaaaattcttcctgccaaaatggataatttcacattttcccaaattatactctatttgctagatctgtgcccactcatttaacctatctatatccttctgtagcccccttatgtcctcttcacaagttactttcctacctatctgtcatcagcaagtttagcaaccataTTTTAGGTCCCTCCAAAGtcattatttatatatatatatatatatatatatatagtaaaaAGTTGAGACCTCAGCCCTGATCAGCACActacacatcttgccaaccagaaaatatgacccatttatgcctactgtttcctgttagctggccaatgcAGCCCTGTAATTCTCGATTAACATTCCAACATGCAATAGAGCCTCAGCAATTAACATTAATCACATGCTTAAACAACTGAGACTTAAAAACAGCTCCCTCTCCAACAATCCCTGCTGAAAGTGCACCTGTGGGTACATGAGGACAGAGGTGGTCTGGGACACCCTTCATGTTGCTCCACTATTTCAACATCTACCATGAATCAGTGCCTTCAAGGAAAGGAGTGGAGAAAATTGGTAAAGAATTTAATAAAAGTGTTAAACAGGTTACAGCAGTGACATTTTATCTTCATAGACTATACAAATCAAATTATCGGGTTTTAAAAGCTTACTGTACACCATCCCTTACGATCTGGGCAACCCCAATTTAAAACAATAGCTGTTATAAATGTTTTATTCCATCAGTAAAAGTTCCACTTCAGTTCAAATTTTACACTTTTGAAAGCAAATTACATCAACTAACCCAACACAGCAGTTAACCAGCCAAACCTGAACCATCAAGTGGGAGAAATTTACATATTACCTCATTTAGCCTGCCAACAAGTTGATTTGAAGTAGCAAGTGGTTGAATCACTTGTAAAGTCCGTCTCAGTGTAGTATTACTCGTAGTTCC
This region includes:
- the gmnn gene encoding geminin isoform X1 gives rise to the protein MPDCVWALTMTTNMNHRFDANKPTPTIKSFFTSGTTSNTTLRRTLQVIQPLATSNQLVGRLNESPKQSPKRKHWNDDQPKSCKKSRTQIAQDSTKCNNENLESQDMTKEAYQLLVKTNPSSMYWKELAEERRKALFKVLQENERLHKEIEHKDEDILKLQKENQELAELAEYVQYMADLIEKLTGQSSDEFNAELEQEAESKVTTEATEDESFIESPEIGPNEED
- the gmnn gene encoding geminin isoform X2; protein product: MTTNMNHRFDANKPTPTIKSFFTSGTTSNTTLRRTLQVIQPLATSNQLVGRLNESPKQSPKRKHWNDDQPKSCKKSRTQIAQDSTKCNNENLESQDMTKEAYQLLVKTNPSSMYWKELAEERRKALFKVLQENERLHKEIEHKDEDILKLQKENQELAELAEYVQYMADLIEKLTGQSSDEFNAELEQEAESKVTTEATEDESFIESPEIGPNEED